In Juglans microcarpa x Juglans regia isolate MS1-56 chromosome 8D, Jm3101_v1.0, whole genome shotgun sequence, the following are encoded in one genomic region:
- the LOC121242132 gene encoding ylmG homolog protein 2, chloroplastic has translation MALKNDSSSENTICIETKSVPNRVILSWWAFTTQTPFLRPSNSGPNSNSNYKPSSHFVRPSVLLRDLRCSVMSTADKCFRFLLLFASQNPLLNKVLSLSSQFQGFCQQINCRNYRNVNSLYNHNFAAVLPGDSVAGIVVANGISNFLNIYNTLLIVRLVLTWFPNTPPAIVSPLSTLCDPYLNIFRGIIPPLGGTLDFSPILAFLVLNAFTSTAAALPAELPATGTPEESLVSLDKFTNITTSQKKWMRRLHGNRSKGSGGAN, from the exons ATGGCCCTGAAGAACGATTCGTCTTCTGAGAACACGATATGTATAGAGACAAAGTCGGTGCCGAACCGTGTAATTCTATCCTGGTGGGCATTCACTACTCAAACGCCATTTCTGAGACCATCCAACTCCGGccccaactccaactccaactacAAGCCGAGTAGCCATTTTGTTCGTCCAAGCGTTCTTCTTCGTGACCTTCGCTGCTCAGTTATGTCAACTGCTGATAAGTGTTTCAGATTTCTTCTCTTATTCGCTTCTCAAAATCCACTTCTCAACAAGGTGCTATCGTTGTCTTCTCAATTTCAAGGCTTCTGCCAACAG ATTAACTGCAGGAACTACAGGAATGTGAATTCTCTGTACAATCACAATTTTGCTGCCGTTTTACCCGGAGATTCAGTGGCAGGAATTGTGGTGGCTAATGGTATCTCAAATTTCTTGAACATTTATAACACGCTTTTGATTGTCAGGCTTGTTTTGACTTGGTTTCCGAACACTCCTCCTGCCATTGTTAGTCCCCTCAG CACTTTATGTGACCCTTACTTGAACATATTCCGTGGAATTATCCCACCACTTGGAGGAACTCTTGATTTTTCTCCCATACTAGCATTTCTGGTTCTGAATGCCTTTACCAGCACTGCTGCTGCGCTTCCTGCGGAACTTCCAGCTACTGGAACACCTGAAGAATCTCTTGTATCTCTTGATAAGTTTACTAATATTACTACATCACAGAAGAAATGGATGAGAAGGCTTCATGGAAACAGGTCAAAGGGCAGCGGTGGTGCCAATTAG